The proteins below come from a single Malus domestica chromosome 03, GDT2T_hap1 genomic window:
- the LOC103429351 gene encoding protein SUPPRESSOR OF GENE SILENCING 3-like, which produces MSARRSGGNFKGKDVSGGSSPKIEELSHGVADVSLGSAKGDGEWEVIARKSKNRAGSSAARQWGTQSSNSKAWTPVDAQKPMRNNGGSGRGAGNFWPSQTSNTRKPAGRGNVIPPPLDHGWNWQSRAGFTQPKGSDDFHGKDDKDSDAAAADAANDDDDNSDAAGDTDDELFSDEFDSDSSEKSHETRKNSRWFKKFFEILDSLTADEINDPARQWHCPACQGGPGSIDWYRGLQPLMTHAKTKGSKRVMLHRELAELLDEELRRKGTTVVPAGEAFGKWKGLKDEEKDHEIVWPPMVVILNTKLEQDEDDKWIGMGNQELLDYFSSYAAVRARHSYGPQGHRGLSVLIFEASARGYLEAERLHKHFTEQGTDRDAWDRRRVLFHPGGKRQLYGYMAMKEDMDSFNQHSQGKSKLKFEMRSYQEMVVNQIRQMSEDNQQLMWFKNKVAKEQRHAKALEESLGIVSEKLRKTTEENRIVRQRTKLQHQENKEEMYLQEQFFKDQIKIIHESRDAKEENFERLQQEERDKVKHSYLNPSNAEEQKYRSEEIENFIKSQEKEMEEFVAERDMLMKGHEDNKAAMKRRHWEEEVELERDFDAKLTHLMEKYSPHLPEEIAK; this is translated from the exons ATGAGTGCGAGAAGAAGTGGTGGAAATTTCAAGGGAAAAGATGTCTCTGGAGGAAGTAGCCCCAAGATTGAAGAGTTGAGTCATGGTGTTGCAGACGTTAGCCTGGGTTCGGCCAAGGGTGACGGAGAGTGGGAGGTGATTGCCAGGAAGTCAAAGAACAGAGCTGGAAGCAGTGCTGCAAGACAATGGGGTACTCAAAGTTCTAATTCTAAAGCTTGGACACCGGTCGATGCTCAGAAGCCAATGCGGAACAATGGTGGATCAGGAAGGGGTGCCGGAAACTTCTGGCCTTCACAAACTTCTAATACGAGAAAACCAGCGGGAAGAGGAAATGTGATTCCCCCTCCACTGGACCATGGATGGAACTGGCAATCCAGAGCTGGTTTCACTCAACCCAAGGGTTCAGATGATTTCCACGGAAAAGATGATAAGGACAGTGATGCGGCTGCTGCTGATGCTGccaatgatgatgatgacaacTCTGATGCTGCGGGTGATACCGACGATGAGCTGTTCAGCGATGAGTTTGACTCGGATTCAAGTGAAAAGAGCCATGAAACTCGAAAAAATAGCAGATGGTTCAAGAAATTCTTTGAGATTTTGGATAGTTTAACTGCTGATGAGATTAATGATCCTGCTAGGCAGTGGCACTGTCCTGCATGTCAAGGAGGTCCTGGTTCCATTGATTGGTACCGAGGCCTGCAGCCCCTGATGACACATGCCAAAACAAAAGGATCAAAAAGGGTAATGCTCCATAGAGAGCTTGCAGAGCTTTTGGATGAGGAGTTGAGGAGGAAGGGAACTACAGTTGTACCTGCTGGTGAAGCTTTTGGTAAATGGAAAGGTTTGAAAGATGAGGAAAAAGATCATGAAATTGTCTGGCCTCCTATGGTTGTCATCTTAAACACTAAACTTGAGCAGGATGAAGATGACAAG TGGATTGGCATGGGAAATCAGGAGCTTCTTGACTACTTCAGCTCTTATGCTGCTGTGAGAGCTCGACACTCATATGGTCCTCAAGGACACCGTGGGTTGAGCGTTTTGATCTTTGAGGCCTCTGCAAGGGGTTATTTGGAGGCTGAGCGTCTTCACAAGCATTTTACAGAGCAAGGAACTGATAGAGATGCATGGGACCGTCGTCGTGTTTTATTTCATCCTGGTGGGAAGCGACAGCTCTATGGGTACATGGCAATGAAAGAAGACATGGACAGTTTTAACCAGCATTCTCAAG GTAAATCTAAGCTGAAATTTGAGATGAGATCATACCAGGAGATGGTCGTGAACCAAATCAGGCAAATGAGTGAGGACAACCAACAGCTTATGTGGTTTAAGAACAAGGTTGCTAAGGAACAGAGACATGCAAAAGCCCTTGAGGAATCTCTGGGTATAGTGAGTGAAAAGCTCAGGAAGACGACGGAGGAAAATCGTATTGTAAGACAGAGGACCAAATTGCAGCACCAAGAGAACAAAGAAGAG ATGTATCTGCAAGAACAATTTTTCAAAGACCAGATCAAGATAATTCATGAATCAAGGGATGCAAAGGAAGAAAATTTTGAGAGGCTGCAGCAGGAGGAACGTGACAAGGTGAAGCACTCATATCTCAACCCTTCAAACGCAGAGGAACAAAAATACAG GTCGGAGGAAATTGAAAACTTCATCAAGTCTCAAGAAAAAGAGATGGAAGAATTTGTGGCAGAGCGGGACATGCTGATGAAGGGTCATGAAGACAATAAAGCTGCAATGAAGCGGAGGCATTGGGAGGAAGAGGTAGAACTGGAGAGGGATTTTGATGCCAAATTAACCCATCTCATGGAGAAGTATTCCCCACACCTCCCGGAAGAAATTGCTAAATGA
- the LOC103419009 gene encoding kinesin-like protein KIN-14N, which yields MVGPAKNGRVRHAFSVVNGGQELGPSSAPVSNAGSESGGIEFTREDVDALLNERPKRKDRFSLKEKCETMSEYIKRLKLCIKWFQELEESYLIERKKLENDVEVSERQRDEMGILLKNKEEELNSIIAELRKNYASLQEKFTKEELDKMAAMESLARERETRLEIERSQNSLSDEHGRVQRELSSATQKITSLNDMYKRLQEYIASLQQYNSKLHNDLSTVEEDFKRVEKEKVCMVENLSMLRGQLSVSKQTQDDAIKQRDALVNEVASLRMELQQVRDDRDRHKLQVQTLTAEYTTYKESTEKSSFEVDNLKSKYTELEVRCLSQTDQIKTLKDQLMIAEEKVQMSNLTTLETRTDYEGQKKLISELQTRLADAEFKLIEGEMLRKKLHNTILELKGNIRVFCRVRPLLADEDVSTEGKVISYPTSMDALGRGIDLVQPGQKHSFTFDKVFMPEISQEDVFEDISQLVQSALDGYKVCIFAYGQTGSGKTYTMMGKPGDQDQKGLVPRSLEQIFKTIQSLQPQGWKYEMQVSMLEIYNETIRDLLAPNRSSSDMLRENGIGGKQYTIKHDANGNTHVSDLTIVDVCTAKEVSYLLERAEHSRSVGKTQMNEQSSRSHFVFTLRISGVNESTEQQVQGVLNLIDLAGSERLSKSGSTGDRLKETQAINKSLSSLSDVIFALAKKEDHVPFRNSKLTYLLQPCLGGDSKTLMFVNISPEPSSAGESLCSLRFASRVNACDIGVPRRQTSMRPPDSRMSYG from the exons ATGGTGGGCCCCGCGAAAAATGGGAGGGTCCGGCACGCGTTCTCGGTGGTGAACGGGGGCCAAGAGTTGGGTCCGAGCAGCGCTCCGGTGAGTAATGCCGGTTCGGAGAGCGGTGGTATTGAGTTTACCAGAGAGGATGTTGACGCATTGTTGAATGAGAGACCCAAAAGGAAGGACAGGTTCAGTCTCAAG gaaaaatgtGAGACTATGAGTGAGTATATTAAAAGGCTGAAACTTTGCATAAAGTGGTTTCAAGAGCTTGAAGAAAGCTACTTAATTGAGCGCAAGAAGTTAGAGAATGATGTGGAAGTTTCAGAGCGGCAGCGGGATGAAATGG GGATCTTACTGAAAAACAAGGAAGAAGAACTGAATTCGATTATTGCGGAGCTGAGGAAAAACTATGCTTCCTTACAAGAGAAATTTACAAAAGAAGAGTTGGATAAGATG GCTGCAATGGAATCTCTCGCGAGGGAAAGAGAGACTAGACTTGAAATTGAGCGATCACAAAATTCCCTATCGGATGAGCATGGGAGAGTTCAAAGAGAGCTTTCAAGTGCTACGCAGAAG ATAACTTCACTGAATGATATGTACAAACGATTGCAAGAATACATTGCAAGCTTGCAACAGTACAATAGTAAACTGCACAACGACCTCTCTACAGTTGAGGAAGACTTTAAGCGCGTAGAGAAGGAAAAAGTTTGTATGGTGGAGAACCTGAGCATGCTAAGGGGTCAACTTTCAGTGTCCAAA CAAACTCAAGATGATGCTATAAAGCAGAGGGATGCTTTGGTAAATGAAGTTGCATCCCTTAGGATGGAGTTGCAGCAAGTGAGAGATGATCGGGATCGTCATAAACTCCAAGTGCAGACCCTAACAGCTGAATATACAACATACAAAGAATCCACCGAGAAATCTAGTTTTGAGGTGGATAACCTCAAATCAAAATATACCGAACTGGAG GTAAGATGTCTGTCTCAGACTGACCAGATAAAGACATTGAAGGACCAACTAATGATTGCAGAGGAGAAAGTACAG ATGTCCAACTTAACTACACTGGAAACAAGAACTGACTATGAAGGGCAAAAGAAACTTATAAGTGAGTTACAAACTCGCCTGGCAGATGCAGAATTCAAACTTATTGAAGGAGAAATGCTGCGTAAAAAGTTGCACAACACTATCTTG GAACTAAAAGGGAACATCCGTGTATTCTGTCGAGTGCGACCTTTGTTGGCGGATGAAGACGTAAGCACTGAAGGGAAGGTTATCTCTTATCCAACATCAATGGATGCTCTTGGACGGGGCATTGATTTAGTGCAACCTG GGCAAAAACATTCTTTCACATTTGACAAAGTTTTTATGCCTGAAATATCACAAGAAGATGTGTTTGAAGACATTTCACAGCTCGTACAAAGTGCTCTTGATGGTTATAAG GTTTGCATTTTTGCCTATGGTCAGACAGGATCAGGGAAAACCTATACCATGATGGGTAAGCCAGGAGATCAAGACCAAAAAGGGTTGGTTCCTCGTTCATTAGaacaaatttttaaaaccatacagtCTCTTCAACCACAAGGTTGGAAATATGAAATGCAG GTGTCGATGTTGGAAATATACAATGAAACTATTCGTGATCTGTTAGCACCCAATCGATCATCTTCAGATATGTTGCGAGAAAATGGTATTGGTGGAAAGCAATATACAATCAAACACGATGCAAATGGGAACACTCATGTCTCTGATCTTACCATTGTTGATGTGTGCACTGCTAAAGAGGTCTCATATCTCTTAGAACGGGCTGAACATAGCAG GTCTGTAGGCAAAACTCAAATGAACGAGCAATCTTCAAGAAGCCATTTTGTTTTCACACTACGGATATCTGGTGTTAATGAG AGCACTGAACAACAAGTACAAGGTGTTCTGAATCTTATTGATCTTGCTGGGAGTGAACGACTTTCCAAGAGTGGGTCAACGGGAGACCGACTGAAAGAAACTCAG GCCATCAACAAAAGTCTATCATCTTTAAGCGACGTGATATTTGCCTTGGCAAAGAAGGAGGACCACGTACCATTTAGGAACTCAAAGCTTACATATCTTCTTCAG CCATGTCTAGGAGGAGACTCAAAGACATTGATGTTCGTAAACATTTCTCCCGAGCCCTCCTCAGCAGGTGAATCACTCTGTTCCCTTCGTTTTGCCTCACGGGTAAACGCTTGCGATATTGGGGTTCCACGGCGTCAGACCAGCATGCGGCCTCCAGATTCACGTATGAGCTATGGTTGA
- the LOC103419007 gene encoding photosynthetic NDH subunit of lumenal location 3, chloroplastic-like, producing the protein MARLANLNGVSETLPVLPRFPSVQTTRKKASFICFTGKKSNDFQEQPLQTTRRIALGLASVALVGNPCNGVSLAEGNGFWLDGPLPVPSAQNKIANEKTGTRSFLKRGLYMANIGTKGRKFRLKKYANDLLAMADLITKDTLNYVRRYLRLKSTFMYFDFDQVISAAPVDEKQPLTNLANRLFDTVEKLDGAVKQRDLPQTETYYKDTTVVLQEVMDRMA; encoded by the exons ATGGCTCGCTTGGCAAACTTAAATGGAGTCTCCGAAACGCTGCCGGTCCTTCCAAGGTTTCCGAGCGTACAAACAACCCGAAAGAAAGCGAGCTTTATTTGCTTTACGGGCAAGAAAAGCAATGATTTTCAGGAACAGCCACTACAAACTACAAGAAGAATTGCATTGGGCCTGGCCTCTGTTGCACTTGTTGGCAACCCCTGCAATGGTGTCTCTCTTGCTGAGGGCAATGGGTTCTGGCTCGACGGCCCTCTGCCCGTGCCTTCGGCTCAAAACA aaATTGCAAATGAGAAGACGGGAACGCGGTCTTTTCTGAAGAGGGGACTCTACATGGCAAATATCGGAACCAAAGGGAGGAAGTTCAGGCTTAAGAAGTACGCAAATGATCTCCTGGCAATGGCGGATTTGATTACGAAAGATACACTAAACTATGTCCGAAGGTATCTGCGGCTGAAATCCACATTCATGTACTTTGATTTCGACCAAGTTATCTCTGCAGCACCGGTCGACGAGAAACAACCACTCACAAATCTTGCTAACAGATTGTTTGACACCGTCGAAAAG CTTGATGGCGCCGTGAAGCAACGCGACCTCCCTCAGACAGAAACATACTACAAAGACACAACAGTTGTTCTCCAAGAGGTCATGGATCGAATGGCGTGA